The following are encoded in a window of Candidatus Bathyarchaeia archaeon genomic DNA:
- a CDS encoding DUF885 domain-containing protein: MGDSESFDRLAEELFYNIVKMNPIFATYVGLHQYDQLMPDGRKDAIYKRMKLFKEYLDKFEGISQSKLDFERRIDLALVKDFLHLALFCLEEWPLWRMFPDAPDTIGDALFPLLVRNFAPLEIRLRSITERLKNSPRYIEETKSCLEDPVKIYCEISLDTAERLPLFLEQIVEAARGVNDNTKSEVEDAAEKVKCEFLEYKEWLRCRMKDARDDFAIGPERFEKLLALRGLGMSSSEILKLGEKYFRQEKENLRRYAEIIKPGASVDEVRSLLKSHHPKSFGEALEAYRKEIKRAREFVVRSKFASIPENEELIVIETPPFLRSTTPFAAYFSPAKFEDKQLGIYIVTPPASEEMLKEKSYYAISNTTVHEAYPGHHLQLSCANRNSSLVRLLFHGTDFVEGWAHYCEEAVKELGYDDTPEHRFIQTLDMVWRAARIIIDVKLSRGEMGFMEAVNFLVEEVGMAREGAVAEIKRYTYTPSYQLSYLLGKYLIGELKRETLSKLGDRFDLRWFHDTLLYAGSMPLKYHRLNLLEKIRQVTGGA, from the coding sequence GTGGGTGACTCTGAGAGCTTCGACCGTCTGGCAGAAGAGCTATTCTACAACATAGTTAAGATGAACCCTATCTTCGCCACCTACGTAGGTCTTCATCAATACGACCAACTAATGCCTGACGGACGTAAAGATGCAATCTATAAGAGAATGAAACTCTTCAAGGAGTATCTAGACAAGTTCGAAGGGATCTCACAATCAAAACTTGACTTCGAGAGGAGAATTGATCTAGCACTTGTAAAGGACTTCCTCCATCTTGCCCTCTTCTGTCTTGAGGAGTGGCCTCTCTGGCGAATGTTCCCAGACGCCCCAGATACAATTGGGGATGCTCTATTTCCTCTACTTGTAAGGAACTTCGCACCTCTAGAAATACGGCTGAGGAGCATAACTGAGAGACTGAAGAACTCGCCCAGATACATTGAAGAGACGAAGAGTTGCCTTGAGGATCCTGTGAAGATTTACTGTGAAATCTCCTTGGATACTGCGGAGAGACTTCCACTCTTCCTCGAACAGATAGTGGAGGCGGCGAGGGGTGTAAATGACAACACGAAGTCTGAGGTTGAGGACGCCGCGGAGAAAGTGAAGTGTGAGTTCTTAGAGTACAAAGAGTGGCTCAGGTGTAGGATGAAAGATGCTAGAGACGACTTCGCAATAGGGCCGGAGAGATTTGAGAAGCTACTAGCCTTACGAGGGTTAGGGATGTCATCGAGCGAGATTCTGAAGTTGGGTGAAAAGTACTTTCGCCAAGAGAAGGAGAACCTAAGAAGATACGCGGAGATAATCAAGCCTGGCGCAAGCGTGGACGAAGTCAGATCGCTGCTTAAGTCTCACCACCCCAAGAGCTTCGGGGAGGCGTTAGAGGCTTATAGGAAAGAGATCAAGAGGGCGAGGGAGTTTGTGGTCAGATCGAAATTTGCCTCTATACCGGAGAATGAGGAGTTAATAGTGATCGAGACACCTCCATTCCTACGGAGCACAACCCCCTTTGCCGCGTACTTCTCCCCAGCCAAGTTCGAGGATAAGCAGCTGGGAATATACATCGTAACCCCCCCAGCCAGCGAAGAGATGTTGAAAGAGAAGAGCTACTATGCTATCAGCAACACAACGGTTCATGAGGCCTACCCAGGGCACCATTTACAGCTCAGCTGCGCCAACCGAAACTCCTCGCTAGTGAGGCTGTTATTCCATGGAACTGATTTTGTTGAAGGGTGGGCGCACTACTGTGAGGAGGCGGTCAAGGAGCTTGGGTACGATGACACACCTGAGCACAGGTTTATCCAAACTCTTGACATGGTCTGGAGGGCTGCTAGGATCATCATCGACGTGAAGCTCTCTAGGGGTGAGATGGGCTTTATGGAGGCTGTGAACTTCCTAGTTGAGGAGGTGGGGATGGCGCGAGAGGGAGCGGTAGCTGAGATTAAACGTTACACCTATACCCCTAGCTATCAGCTCTCCTACCTTCTGGGAAAATATTTGATAGGCGAGTTGAAGCGGGAGACTCTAAGTAAGCTGGGGGACAGGTTTGATTTGCGATGGTTCCATGACACGCTACTATATGCTGGGAGCATGCCGCTCAAATACCATAGATTAAATCTGTTAGAGAAAATCCGCCAAGTAACTGGTGGGGCATGA
- a CDS encoding LLM class flavin-dependent oxidoreductase, whose translation MKFGFNLTAEYGLDSIVEKAAEVERLGFDSLWIFERPGWDYGSIVASALAANTKEIRIGLGVSPLLHTSKQIADEILTLIKTYGERFDLCLIPGDKRHLRRLGVNPTARKAAPQRILQAKREIEKLLAGEERSCSIWLGAQGPRMLRTAQHYRGVHLNYASPRMITWALEHIGSTGEKREFEVSVMAPSYVYRNFEERLQHLLKLAASSVAVSAPREVLEEFGLYDRLAELRGYEGRLSELDPASLPPEVVEFSLSMHSTELPSYLAVVQGLGINHLIFSHPQDYSLKTIHELASSLPLNSKNDTH comes from the coding sequence TTGAAGTTCGGTTTCAACCTCACAGCTGAATACGGTCTTGACTCTATTGTAGAGAAGGCTGCTGAGGTTGAAAGACTGGGGTTTGACTCACTTTGGATCTTTGAAAGGCCCGGTTGGGATTATGGCTCGATAGTTGCTTCCGCCCTCGCCGCTAACACCAAGGAAATCCGGATAGGTTTAGGGGTCAGTCCACTCCTTCATACATCCAAGCAAATAGCAGACGAGATTCTCACCCTTATTAAGACCTATGGCGAACGTTTCGACCTCTGCTTGATCCCCGGCGATAAACGCCACCTACGACGGCTCGGCGTCAATCCCACAGCCCGAAAGGCTGCCCCTCAACGCATTCTCCAAGCGAAAAGAGAAATTGAAAAACTTCTTGCTGGGGAGGAGAGGAGTTGCAGCATATGGTTGGGCGCGCAGGGCCCAAGAATGCTAAGAACTGCCCAACATTATCGCGGGGTTCACCTAAACTACGCCTCGCCGCGGATGATAACTTGGGCTCTGGAACATATCGGGTCAACTGGAGAGAAGAGAGAGTTCGAGGTTAGCGTCATGGCACCATCTTATGTCTACAGGAACTTTGAAGAGAGACTCCAACATCTGCTAAAGTTAGCTGCATCATCAGTCGCGGTTAGCGCTCCTAGGGAAGTTTTAGAGGAGTTTGGGCTCTATGACCGTTTAGCTGAGCTGCGAGGCTATGAGGGTAGATTGAGCGAGTTAGACCCAGCGTCCCTACCCCCCGAAGTTGTGGAGTTCTCCCTGTCCATGCACTCAACAGAACTACCCAGCTATTTGGCAGTGGTTCAGGGACTCGGCATTAACCATCTTATATTTAGCCACCCACAGGACTACTCCCTCAAAACCATCCATGAGCTGGCTAGCTCTTTACCCCTCAACTCAAAGAACGACACTCATTAG
- a CDS encoding orotidine 5-phosphate decarboxylase gives MGRIIKYQRSVIPSCDVKLIGEFRRLIEQTCDVEGIGGYKVGSILTLRYGLPTLVKVVREFTDLPVIYDHQKAMTDIHDLGRDFAEVVKESGVDALIGFPQSGPATQETWIKACKDVGLEVVIGGEMTHPKYKRSDGGYIADEALDEIYLLAARLGVNNFVVPGTKVERIIHYRSILQHIVQGDLTLFIPGLITQGGIITDVARVAGDSWHAIVGRAIYGTKDFHAAAGELTRQLFK, from the coding sequence ATGGGGCGGATAATAAAATATCAACGAAGCGTTATCCCTTCTTGCGATGTTAAATTGATTGGCGAGTTTAGGAGACTAATTGAGCAAACTTGTGATGTCGAAGGAATTGGCGGCTACAAGGTTGGGTCTATTTTAACGTTACGTTACGGACTACCTACACTGGTTAAGGTTGTCCGTGAATTTACAGATTTGCCGGTTATATATGACCACCAAAAAGCCATGACCGATATACATGATTTGGGAAGAGACTTCGCAGAGGTAGTGAAAGAGTCTGGTGTCGATGCATTAATAGGTTTTCCTCAGTCAGGTCCAGCAACTCAAGAGACGTGGATTAAGGCTTGTAAAGATGTTGGGTTGGAGGTAGTTATTGGTGGAGAGATGACTCATCCAAAGTACAAGAGGAGTGATGGAGGTTACATTGCTGATGAAGCGTTGGATGAAATATATTTGCTCGCCGCAAGATTAGGTGTGAATAACTTTGTGGTTCCTGGAACAAAGGTGGAGAGAATCATACACTACAGGTCAATACTACAGCACATAGTTCAGGGTGATTTGACACTTTTTATACCTGGGCTAATCACTCAAGGGGGCATAATCACCGATGTGGCTAGAGTTGCTGGAGATTCGTGGCACGCCATAGTGGGAAGAGCCATATACGGGACGAAAGACTTCCACGCTGCTGCGGGGGAGTTGACGAGACAGTTATTCAAATGA
- the cbiQ gene encoding cobalt ECF transporter T component CbiQ, protein MPVLSELVKAAGDLVFLERFQSAGGILQRIDPRIKLISLTTLVVVAVSLKTIAPLSILFIMILLLATASKTPIRFFLYRATFFIPIFAGVISLPLPFITPGAKLLSVSCIGYSLAVTNEGVYRAILFTFRVWVCVAAMTLLIMTTRFSAIISAMERLKFPKIFTLMLAITYRYIHVFIDETHRMLLAMDSRSAGKMNRLQALKALAHTTEALFIRAYERGERVYGAMVARGYTGDARYIGEVRCSLQDWAFGVLSASVFIGAAIVQLYAGGV, encoded by the coding sequence ATGCCAGTGCTTAGTGAGTTAGTAAAGGCAGCCGGGGACTTAGTGTTCCTTGAGCGCTTCCAGAGTGCAGGCGGGATTCTCCAACGGATAGACCCTCGGATAAAGCTTATCTCGCTCACCACTTTAGTGGTTGTGGCGGTCTCCCTGAAGACCATAGCTCCGTTGTCTATTCTATTCATAATGATCCTTCTACTCGCCACAGCCTCAAAGACCCCCATTAGATTCTTCCTCTATAGGGCAACTTTCTTCATCCCAATCTTCGCCGGGGTGATCTCTCTACCGTTGCCCTTCATAACTCCCGGAGCAAAACTACTATCGGTCAGTTGCATAGGTTATTCTTTAGCAGTAACGAACGAAGGAGTTTATAGAGCCATCTTGTTCACTTTTAGGGTTTGGGTCTGTGTTGCAGCTATGACCTTGCTGATTATGACTACACGGTTCTCAGCGATTATTAGTGCGATGGAGCGATTGAAGTTTCCAAAAATCTTCACACTGATGTTAGCTATTACCTACAGGTATATTCATGTCTTCATTGATGAGACACACCGAATGCTCCTCGCCATGGATTCCCGTTCAGCTGGGAAGATGAACCGTCTACAGGCTTTGAAGGCGCTCGCACACACTACTGAGGCGTTGTTTATAAGAGCCTATGAGCGGGGAGAGAGGGTTTATGGGGCTATGGTGGCGCGGGGATATACAGGCGATGCAAGGTATATAGGTGAGGTGAGGTGTTCTCTTCAAGACTGGGCGTTTGGGGTTCTATCAGCCTCAGTCTTTATTGGGGCGGCAATAGTCCAACTTTACGCTGGCGGTGTGTAA
- a CDS encoding ATP-binding cassette domain-containing protein, whose product MTIEVAVEMEDVEYLYPDGCRALKGVSLRVLRGERVAILGPNGAGKSTLLMHINGIFKPMKGWVKVLGMTIDGSKLRDVRRKVGFVFQDPNDQLFCPTLWEDVTFGPINMGLPANEATGIAEEALKAVRLDGYRDNAPHHLSLGEKKRAAIATALAMKPEILVLDEPTANLDPESRRELVVLLNRLHAEWKLTLIVATHDVNLVPKIADRIYVISGGLIVAEGPMRDILSNAKVMEEAHLELPIITQLFNLIYETGIPGDGQVTPQTLPLTVEEALQEMKRLLSKTLNQRSANSQIERC is encoded by the coding sequence GTGACTATTGAAGTAGCAGTCGAGATGGAAGACGTGGAGTACTTGTACCCTGACGGCTGTAGGGCACTTAAAGGCGTAAGCTTAAGAGTGCTTAGAGGGGAGCGGGTTGCTATCTTGGGACCTAATGGAGCTGGCAAATCTACCCTCTTAATGCACATTAATGGCATCTTCAAACCTATGAAAGGCTGGGTGAAGGTTCTTGGGATGACGATTGATGGCTCCAAACTGCGGGATGTCAGAAGGAAAGTGGGATTCGTGTTCCAAGACCCAAACGACCAACTATTCTGTCCTACCCTCTGGGAGGATGTCACTTTTGGCCCAATAAATATGGGGCTACCCGCTAATGAGGCAACCGGTATTGCGGAGGAAGCCCTGAAGGCGGTTAGGTTAGACGGTTACAGGGACAATGCGCCACATCACCTCAGCCTGGGGGAGAAGAAACGGGCGGCGATCGCTACGGCTCTGGCCATGAAACCGGAGATTCTGGTCCTCGATGAGCCTACCGCTAACTTGGATCCTGAAAGCCGGAGGGAGCTTGTAGTACTCCTTAACCGCCTGCACGCAGAATGGAAGTTAACACTCATAGTAGCTACACATGACGTGAACTTGGTCCCAAAAATTGCCGACAGGATCTACGTGATAAGCGGCGGATTGATAGTAGCTGAGGGGCCAATGAGGGATATCCTCTCAAACGCCAAGGTAATGGAGGAGGCACACCTCGAATTGCCAATAATAACTCAACTCTTCAACCTAATCTATGAGACTGGAATACCTGGGGACGGGCAGGTAACCCCGCAAACTCTCCCACTAACAGTCGAGGAAGCCCTCCAAGAGATGAAGCGTCTTCTTAGTAAAACACTGAACCAAAGAAGTGCGAATAGCCAGATCGAGAGATGTTAG